A portion of the Gossypium arboreum isolate Shixiya-1 chromosome 8, ASM2569848v2, whole genome shotgun sequence genome contains these proteins:
- the LOC128296613 gene encoding uncharacterized protein LOC128296613 has protein sequence MYRDLRELVKILLWKWERVTMDFVSGLPLTASKKDARVRPVAYQLELPSKLDQIDNVLHFSMLKRYRSDPAHIIPTEEIEVRLDLTFEEVLVQIIDRDVKVFRRKTVPLVKILWCNHSFEEATWEPEEVMRQQYPHLF, from the exons ATGTACAGAGATCTTCGTGAG CTAGTTAAGATTCTGTTGTGGAAATGGGAGAGAGTAAccatggacttcgttagtgggttacccctAACAGCTTCTAAAAAGGACGcg CGTGTCAGACCGGTTGCCTACCAGCTTGAGTTGCCTTCAAAGTTAGACCAGATTGATAATGTGCTTCACTTCTCTATGCTGAAGCGATATCGCTCTGATCCTGCACACATTATCCCGACTGAGGAAATTGAGGTTAGGCTAGATCTAACCTTTGAGGAAGTACTAGTGCAAATTATAGATCGTGATGTGAAGGTTTTTAGGAGAAAGACGGTTCCACTGGTTAAGATACTATGGTGTAATCACAGTTttgaagaagccacgtgggaacccgaggaggtgATGcggcaacaataccctcatctattctga